In the Flavisolibacter tropicus genome, one interval contains:
- a CDS encoding PKD domain-containing protein encodes MKKNIYLSVVLIIVCTAIPACKKENSCEDCIETNKPPVAVAGKDTSIRLPLDSIVLNGSLSADPDGTITTWQWSVISGPSNVLIRNSNAAETSITNLVQGTYLFGLKVTDASGLYDEDTVQVQVYVQVVPGKASSNVYFFFRDSSGSLDEQGIRAIEGFSPVLVLAKVTIAGYPDALIEGVWALRITPICPILLNYVDMTAFGSFIGLPPGTYSWSAQSVTTNFAGYPVPGGFESYWARPHHASGTITVPQGADCIIKEIDF; translated from the coding sequence ATGAAGAAGAATATCTACCTGTCAGTAGTACTTATTATTGTATGTACAGCCATACCGGCTTGTAAAAAGGAAAATTCCTGTGAGGATTGTATCGAGACAAACAAGCCCCCGGTAGCTGTTGCGGGCAAGGATACCTCTATCCGTTTACCATTGGACAGTATAGTGTTGAATGGTAGCCTATCTGCAGATCCGGATGGTACCATTACTACATGGCAATGGTCAGTGATCTCTGGGCCGTCCAATGTTTTGATCAGAAATTCCAATGCGGCGGAAACATCCATTACGAACCTTGTACAAGGAACTTACCTTTTTGGGTTAAAAGTGACGGATGCAAGTGGATTGTATGATGAAGACACAGTACAAGTACAAGTATATGTACAAGTGGTGCCAGGTAAGGCTTCCAGTAATGTTTATTTTTTCTTCAGAGATTCATCTGGCAGCCTTGATGAACAAGGTATTAGGGCCATAGAAGGTTTTAGTCCAGTATTAGTTCTTGCCAAAGTAACGATTGCTGGTTATCCTGATGCACTGATCGAAGGCGTTTGGGCACTGAGAATAACGCCTATATGTCCTATTCTTCTTAACTATGTAGATATGACAGCATTTGGTAGTTTTATTGGTCTTCCACCGGGTACCTATTCCTGGTCTGCCCAGAGTGTTACCACTAATTTTGCCGGGTATCCTGTCCCTGGTGGTTTTGAGTCATACTGGGCAAGGCCGCATCATGCTTCGGGCACAATAACGGTTCCTCAAGGTGCTGACTGCATTATAAAAGAGATTGATTTTTGA
- a CDS encoding DUF4395 domain-containing protein, with the protein MKKGSKIIQFGEEVEGYAIPVLNEREIRAAAGILFLILFIALMLILFERNFLMVKYVIIVFLTDFAIRVFVSPRFSPVLIIGRLIVCRQAPEYVGAPQKKFAWKIGLTLSSLMFILLDILNSYSIFTGVTCFVCLLFLFFESAFGICLACLFYGLFHKVESLYCAGETCEVTKKQAIQKISWGQLLIVLVAIVFVLLAIVFLNDHFSVAPRNLKEIVGSLY; encoded by the coding sequence ATGAAAAAGGGAAGTAAGATTATACAATTTGGAGAAGAGGTAGAAGGCTATGCTATTCCTGTTTTAAATGAGCGGGAAATAAGAGCGGCTGCAGGAATTCTGTTTTTGATCTTGTTTATTGCCTTGATGCTGATCCTTTTTGAGCGAAACTTTTTGATGGTCAAATATGTGATCATTGTATTTCTTACCGACTTTGCCATTCGTGTCTTTGTTAGTCCCCGGTTTTCTCCTGTATTAATCATCGGGCGTTTGATTGTTTGTCGGCAGGCTCCCGAATATGTGGGCGCGCCACAGAAAAAGTTTGCCTGGAAAATAGGCTTGACATTATCATCATTAATGTTCATTCTGTTGGACATACTCAATTCCTACAGCATCTTTACAGGTGTTACTTGCTTTGTTTGCCTCCTTTTCTTGTTTTTTGAATCGGCATTCGGCATTTGTTTAGCGTGTTTGTTTTATGGTTTGTTTCATAAAGTGGAATCATTATACTGTGCGGGTGAAACCTGTGAGGTAACAAAGAAGCAAGCCATACAGAAAATATCCTGGGGGCAGCTGCTTATCGTTTTGGTGGCCATTGTATTTGTATTGTTAGCTATTGTTTTTTTGAATGATCATTTTAGTGTTGCTCCAAGAAACCTGAAGGAAATAGTCGGTTCCTTGTATTGA
- a CDS encoding helix-turn-helix transcriptional regulator, which translates to MTLPKEITEAFLKELDKHLEELKSGNVMSTFEIQDIAALLYIHPTHLSNTIQEELKRSPCDIYEEKLMAIAKELILTTDLSIAEIARQLTFDPSNFSKFFKHFAGITPKKFRDAHAA; encoded by the coding sequence ATGACGCTTCCAAAGGAAATAACGGAAGCTTTTTTGAAAGAACTAGATAAGCACCTGGAAGAATTAAAATCAGGTAATGTGATGTCTACTTTTGAAATACAGGATATTGCAGCGCTGCTGTACATCCATCCTACGCACTTAAGCAATACAATACAGGAAGAATTGAAGCGGTCTCCCTGCGATATTTATGAAGAGAAACTGATGGCTATAGCCAAAGAGCTCATTTTGACCACAGATCTTTCTATTGCTGAAATTGCGAGGCAGCTAACTTTCGATCCTTCCAACTTCAGCAAGTTCTTCAAGCATTTTGCCGGGATAACACCCAAGAAGTTTCGTGATGCCCATGCGGCATAA
- a CDS encoding DUF502 domain-containing protein, which yields MKPRSEELLPATFKTITVKKIYPIIRTTIAGGFLFLLPLVVLILIFRKASGLLQTLLHPLLKPIEDITFIGVALYNLIAVILLLAICFIAGLLAKTKPATNLINHLEVSILGLIPGYNVLKNQTHSIVGFEDQTLDVVLARVDDGWQLSFLIEKVHDDLYTVFIPNAPTPFSGSVYHLESDKIIKTTITKKQAIICIRQFGLGSALLLKNNKELMGGTSIE from the coding sequence ATGAAGCCCCGTTCAGAAGAATTGTTACCAGCCACATTTAAAACGATTACAGTGAAAAAGATCTATCCAATCATACGCACTACCATTGCCGGCGGCTTTTTATTCCTTTTACCATTAGTAGTATTGATTCTTATTTTCAGAAAAGCCTCCGGCCTGTTACAAACATTGCTACACCCGCTTCTGAAACCGATTGAAGATATCACCTTTATTGGTGTAGCACTATACAATCTGATAGCCGTAATACTGTTATTAGCCATCTGTTTTATAGCCGGACTGCTGGCCAAAACTAAACCAGCCACAAATCTGATCAACCATCTGGAAGTGTCGATACTGGGCTTGATACCGGGCTATAACGTTTTAAAAAACCAAACGCATAGCATCGTTGGCTTTGAAGATCAAACATTAGACGTGGTTTTGGCCAGGGTCGATGATGGTTGGCAACTTTCATTTCTTATAGAAAAGGTACACGATGATCTGTATACCGTATTTATTCCCAATGCCCCTACCCCATTCAGCGGCTCTGTTTATCATTTAGAAAGCGACAAGATTATTAAAACAACGATAACTAAAAAACAAGCCATCATTTGTATACGGCAATTTGGCTTAGGTTCCGCATTACTTCTGAAAAACAATAAGGAATTGATGGGCGGGACTAGTATTGAATAA
- a CDS encoding transposase, with protein MSVQQEHHVQYFTAVCKDWLPLLQEDVAKHIILDALQFRVKQNPVKVCAFVLMPNHLHLIWRINKEHKREAVQRDFLKFTAREILVYLSKANPALYAKLQVQAADRAYQVGKRNSMSIDLNRGKFLKQKLHFIHANPCQPKWELVAHPADYYYCSAAYYEEGRDPFQLRTHFQDI; from the coding sequence ATGTCCGTACAACAAGAGCATCACGTGCAATACTTCACAGCCGTGTGTAAAGATTGGCTGCCCTTGCTGCAGGAAGATGTGGCCAAACATATCATTTTGGATGCCTTACAATTTAGGGTGAAACAAAACCCGGTAAAGGTCTGTGCTTTTGTACTCATGCCCAATCATCTTCACTTGATCTGGCGGATCAATAAAGAACACAAGCGAGAAGCCGTGCAGCGGGACTTTCTAAAGTTTACTGCCAGGGAGATACTGGTGTATTTGAGTAAAGCTAACCCCGCACTATATGCTAAGTTGCAGGTGCAGGCTGCCGACAGAGCCTACCAGGTTGGGAAACGCAACTCCATGAGCATTGATTTGAATCGGGGCAAGTTCCTGAAGCAAAAACTTCATTTCATCCATGCCAACCCATGTCAGCCGAAGTGGGAACTGGTGGCTCATCCTGCAGATTACTACTATTGTTCGGCAGCGTATTATGAAGAGGGTAGAGATCCTTTTCAATTACGAACTCACTTTCAGGATATATAG
- a CDS encoding helix-turn-helix domain-containing protein produces MKDNPFIIPAYKEINEFLQSFSSGYQTNDPNLYCLRLKENMPTMEQYKPPFKKDFYFIALVSNAGKTKITYDNTSITELNSFLVFQAPGLVYSFFRDNQASGYLIYFKKECFSFFKPEFEKEFPFFDLVQTNFFKLNQSRFTEFSPLFEEVFAAYEKTNDKKHTVATLKLLALLYELKDFASAFSQWEQGFTTPQQSLLKKFIQLVNNYYLEKRTIDEYAHLLFVSPNHLSQSVKAASGKNALAFINDRLIAEAKSLILYTNFDIAQIAWQLNFSDPANFGKFFKRYVGSTPLEFRKANEKIQ; encoded by the coding sequence GTGAAAGATAACCCGTTTATAATTCCAGCCTATAAAGAGATTAACGAGTTCCTGCAATCATTTTCATCAGGTTATCAGACTAATGATCCGAATTTATATTGCCTGAGACTAAAGGAAAATATGCCTACAATGGAGCAGTATAAACCTCCATTCAAAAAGGATTTTTACTTTATAGCACTCGTGAGCAATGCGGGCAAAACAAAGATTACTTATGATAACACAAGTATTACGGAACTCAATTCCTTTTTGGTTTTTCAAGCCCCTGGACTGGTTTACAGCTTTTTTCGTGACAACCAAGCTTCGGGGTACCTGATCTATTTTAAAAAAGAATGTTTCTCCTTTTTTAAACCAGAATTTGAAAAAGAATTCCCTTTTTTTGATTTGGTACAGACTAACTTTTTTAAGCTTAATCAATCACGTTTTACTGAGTTCTCGCCTTTGTTCGAAGAAGTATTTGCTGCTTACGAAAAAACAAATGACAAAAAGCATACGGTGGCCACACTAAAGCTATTGGCTTTATTGTATGAGTTGAAAGACTTCGCCTCTGCCTTTAGCCAGTGGGAGCAAGGCTTTACTACTCCACAGCAGTCGCTTTTAAAAAAGTTTATTCAGCTAGTGAATAATTACTATTTAGAAAAGCGAACGATTGATGAATATGCGCATCTTCTCTTTGTTTCACCCAACCATCTGTCGCAATCAGTGAAAGCAGCTTCCGGTAAAAATGCACTGGCCTTTATTAACGATCGACTCATTGCAGAAGCTAAATCACTGATCCTTTATACCAATTTTGACATAGCCCAGATTGCCTGGCAATTGAATTTCTCTGATCCGGCTAACTTTGGTAAATTTTTTAAGCGGTACGTGGGTTCAACGCCACTTGAGTTTCGTAAAGCAAATGAGAAAATACAATGA